The following nucleotide sequence is from Pungitius pungitius chromosome 6, fPunPun2.1, whole genome shotgun sequence.
ATCCTCAACATGAAGTCCTAAAGTGAGGAGTTGTGTTGTTCTCGCACTCTACGCATCTCTGTGAGTCTGATCCACTCGTACAGCTCGGTCCACTCTGCTATTTGCACCCCGTGCAGTCGGCACATAATTATAAGGATGTTGATGGAAAGCGGCGGCCCTGCagcactggacccccccccccgccccaccccgtTGACAGAGGGCGTATGTGAGAGAACAGCTGGAGGCTGTGGTCTCCAGACAAAGTAACTCCATTAGGATGAGGATTAAAACACATGCAGCGCATGCAGTGTTTATGGGGTCCATTTACTTTGTAGTAGATAAACATTGGATTTGTAGCAAGAGCCCGACCAGgtaaacaaaaactaaatatcCAGAGCTTTACAAGctatacaacttttttttttgtgtgtgtgtgccaaaaaGGAGCCGTTCGTGACCTTAAAAGTTGTGGGAGAGATACCGAAGCAGCTCCTTGTCCACACAGCgaggacgtccccccccccccccctttgccagATTACACCGTTATTCTAAAGACGAGGCCTTTGATGTGTCCGGTCCGCTTCAGCCGCCCCGGCGTGACGAAGCGCCGCGACACAACTGAATGACCCAGTTACACTGGTCCCAGATCTGAAGCATCGCAACCATCGGTGAAGACTGAGGAGGgtgaaaaagaatgaaaaaagagaaaaagcccccccccccctggcatgGCTAATGCATGCCCTACTTAAACGCTTAACATGAATaatgttgtgcccccccccactcttctcTTCATGTAACAATACCACGTCTGTTTAGGCTGGATTTCAGCATCCAGTGCTTCGTATCTCCTGGAAAAGCCGAGGgattttcctcctcctgcagcatctcCCTGTGGgcctctgcctcctctttccttctcccaAGCAACACCAGCAGGAACAAGAGAAGCCTTTTTCTATGTGGACGTGATGGATAGTCAACCTCATGTGGAGATGGAGCCCTGGctatggagtgggggggggggtagaaataGACTGGAGAGCGCTTACCCAAAGCTTTGAGAAGTTCATCAAAATTTTcactcttcttcatcttccagGTGCCGGCGAAGTTGGGCATGTCTGCTGGCGAAATGGACCTCTGGtgcttccctctgtctctgactggttctcaccctccttccttccttctttccttccctgTGCTCTCTCGTCTCCTCCGGCCTGGGCTTCTGCCTCccgtcgtgtttttttttttttttcttcttcttttatttatttagtttgctCCACGCGGTGCCGTTTGGGGGTCTGTGTGCCGCGATCTCGTCTCCGGGCTGCTTTATAAGCGTCTGTCTTTAGTGGGAGACGGCCGAGGTCCCTCCCACTGGAAGCTGGTGTCCCGTTGGAGGCGAGGGAGCACGACTGACGTGTCTGCGGCCCTCTGGGGAGCAAACGCGACTAAATCGGGTTCTTTCAGGCGGCGTTCACAGGGTTTTACTTTGCCAACGACTCGACTGGGAATTATTCCGCTTTCAGAGGTTCAGACACGTTGTCGGTAAGGTATTTCAagaggctttttaaaaaggaaaggaaaggagctgtgtctgtttaaaTCAAACCATTATGTTTTGATTGAGTACTTGAAGGAATAAAGTCTACGATAATTATAATTCAAGATAACAGATTTTTAAGTACCTCCCTTCAGCTGTTAAAACTACGTGATTGAGAGCTTTTATGGTCataaattcaaatattttttgtgttttgagtgCTTCGGTCTGGCCGGATATTTAAACATTCGGTGAATTAGATTTTCCCCAAATATTTAATAGAAAAAGCTCTCGTGCAGTTATATTCCCTTCAAGCTGCTTAAAGAACAGAGCAGAGACAAAGAAGCACCTTTTATACATCCAAAGAATATAAGAAATATGTGATGTGTCCAAAAGTTAGTTTGTGATTCTAATGACATTTCTTTCAATCTTTATTTCACTGTTAGATACATCcattcatacatacatgttttgaatgaaaaataagcctttaAGGTTCTGTTTATGTCTTGATGTAAAAATAGACTCATTATGATGATTTTGGAACAAGTATATCAAaatttagaaaaacattttcatcttcCAAGTATTTTCATCTTCAGTCTTCCCCACAGTATgtcattacatttatttattaaaatattgcaGTTTTCAGTTCATTCATGATATATTATTTCTTGGTTTTGATAAGGCGGCGAATGGTTGAGTGTTAAATGCGTAAAAATCTTCCAcgatgtattatttatttattatgggtTTTAATGTGGGTTTTATCATCTTGTGTCTTCACTGAGACTCTGGGTGAGATGCTGAGTTTTGGGATTCAAAGGATTTGTATCACAAACACCGCTCTAAATAGGACGTGTCTCATCTTCTTCACTCATGCTGTCAGGAGGTTCACACTGCTGTCCTTTTCTATAATACAGCGGCTCATTTCAGCACTACCTCGAGAGTTATTTAAAACACACCGTCTGTATTTGTCAACTCTGAATAAAATACTTTTCTTGAAAGTTTATCTTGACAACCATTGAGTGTGTGGCGCAAAGACGCCTGCTGCAACAACTGTCAGAATATGGGACCATTTGTCTCGCTATTCATCTGGCTGAGGTTGTCTTCGTCTCTGCACAGCAGAGGTTTTAATGGTGGAGAGGAGACAGGCTGGGAGctcatttaaagtcaaatatgaattatctgtcGCCACCAAaatgagtattttttttaaaatacttcCATAAACACAAGCTTCACGTTTGTGTAAAAGCATATTCAATACCAGTCATTCTTTATGACTAAGCAATAAAACACTTAATTAAACAATTGGGAATATTTTTGGGTTCATCCACACAATAATGATTCCAGTTGTCTGTCCCACTGATGTCTCAAGCACACATTTCATAAATACCTAGAATATATACCTATAATGACTGTTTTATTAGTTCAAACACCTAACACATATTTTGTAATACTTCACATATTTTTCAACCCCGGTAATAGCTTTTACCTCCACAGCACCGCCGGTGATGATAACGCGATTCGGGCGTTGTTTGCCACCTGCATTCTTATGaacgaagaagaaaagaagcggAAGTGACGTAGATGTCATGGCGTCTCACATGTAAATGGCCGAGTTTCAGAAATTGAATAAAACCTATTATTAGGAGATCTTAAGGTACAGGCGCATTTTAtatccttttttaaatattgtatcGTCAATAGATTTAATCTAGTATATTTAGTAGTCATCACGCGATATCTGGTAACTGTTTATAGAACTTCACTTTGTTGTATTGCTAACCTGCAATGATCACTGCTGCTAGCCACAGCTAGCTCCCGTTAGCTGTTGTCATTTTTCATGCTTTTTGTtctgcaaatacacacattatttTACTGTTAACCATAAATTGTATTCGTTATTAACTTGGCTGTTTTTCCATTAACTTTCGTAGTTCTAGACAGTCTGCACAGTGTTTCTTAGTGCTAATGCTGGTGACAACTAacaagtacttttttttttttagacatttcCTGCTTTGTCAAAGTTATCTCACTGCTGTTGTTTTCAGGTTAAAGTGAGACCATCTTTGCTTAATCTGACTTCCAACACCACGAAAATGAGCACTCAAGTAAGCAACCAATTGTAATATTCTCACATTGACATGTAACATGTTGTTCTcttatttgttttctaattgAAACAACTGAAATACTTTGATTTCAGTACAGCATTCTCTTCAAGCAGGAACACGGTGAGTAATCAACAGAGCTCACGGCATCACTGTCAAAACTGTAATACTTGAATACATTAACAGTTTTTTCCCAAATAATGTCCTGTTATTCACATTTACTACAACtatttcttcctcttgtttACTTTTATTCTCTGAAATATGTTAAAAACCCGAATCAGTGAGCCACACAGACGTAGTGGGTGACATGTTTCTTCATAATCATTACCATACTGAAATGTATCTGATGTCAATCTCTCATTCACCATTCTGCTGAAAGTACTCACTTGAGAACCATGTTTGTTAACGAGAGAGGACTTTGTGCTGTGAGCAGTTTGTAGCATAAACAAACAAGAACTACTAAAAAGGGGGATAAGTTTACACGTGTATGCACGCAAAGTTCAGTGCAATGATTGTCCACTTGAGGCGTACACAATGAAAGTAGTGCAAATAGTACACTGGCAAGTTGTAGGGCAGTTATGAATAAGATGATTCAAGATGTTAAAGGGTGCATGGGTTCAGTTTGAGGTGCCTGTATCAGTATATGCAGTTAACTCCTCTTTAAATAATGTAACCAACCGAAGCTTAATAATCCTGATTTCTTTTAACATCTTCAGTAACTAACTGGCTTGAAGCTGAGAACAACAAGCAGGTCGGGAAAGTCCGATAGTATCTAGAAACGTGCTAACAAAGCAGTGGGTCTCTTCTTTTCATCAACAGTAATAACTTCCCCGCTCGGTTCAGGTATCAAACGTCACCAACTCTCTTCTCAGTTTAACCTGTTTGTTTCCGCTCAGCACACGATGACGCTATCTGGACAGCAGCGTGGGGTAAAAGTGAGTCGGACGGGTCAGAAACTATCATCACCGGCTCCCTAGATGATATGGTGAAAGTATGGAAGTGGTGAGCGACTTTTTGCgcaatattttatttgtattattttgtagcATTGAACTTGTTTAACATCGAGATTGTTCCTTCTACACTCACTAGATTTgtgagtgtcttttttttaaaacactgtttcaCATTATCGCCGAGTTGCTGTAgacatttattcttttttctgAGCACACATCAAATATGggaataatcccccccccccccggtgttcCTGCAGGTCAGACGAGAAGCTGGAGCTGCAGTGGACTCTGGAGGGCCACCAGCTGGGCGTAGTGTCAGTGGACATCAGCCACAACGGAGCCATCGCCGCCTCCAGCTCTCTGGACGCTCACATTCGTGTCTGGGACCTGGATTCTGGAAAACAGATCAAGTCCATGGACGCTGGACCAGGTAGGACTGTGTATGATGTGGGGAAATCACTTTAAAAACCACGACATTACAgtcacaaacaaagaaatacaccAACGAGCTCAAATGTggaattcatttgaattttttaaACACGTGTTAATCTGATTGCAGAGAGAATAAATAAGTGAACGAGTCCTTGATGGCTGTAGAGAGAATTCACCTGTAAGAACGTGacctgaaaaagagaaaacgctCTCTGCTTCCTGATTTAGGTTTTATTAGTTGCAGAAATAATTTGGTTCTCCGACGATCTTTGAACGGATCCAGGGCCAAACATAATTCTCTTAGTAAATCTGACAACGTCAGATGCCTGTAAGAAAACTCAAAGTGCCCCAAAACATGTGCTCCTGAAAAGGCAGCCGATCTGTGCTTCTGTACCGTGTTGAGTCTTCATTTGCTTCTCAGACTGTGTCACacgcagcagtagaagaaggtCACTCAGTCTAGAGCGAACCTGCAGGGGATGACAGCTTGTCAGGCGCGTAGCACAGAGAGCTTGTTTTatttcagccacacacccaaaAATGTCGTCACGTCACCTCCCATTAGTGACGCTCCATTTCCCTCAGTGGTTGGTCTCGGTCAACAGACagaagaccttttttttctcctctgggGACGGAGTGTTTTTTAGGATATTTTGAGTccttgcttttcttttgttggatTCACGTTGAGACATTTGACTCGTTTGCTAACGATTGACACAGCGGGACAATGGCGAGGCGCTATATCGGCCATTAGAAAACACAGTAGGAAGAcccattaaaaatacattttaactgGAAGATTCATTGCAATAATTGCGTTGTGTTTGCTCCAGTTAACATCGGTGTAACGGACGTGTGTTCAACCTtctcccctctgcctccctgCTCTCATTTCTAGTTGACGCTTGGTCGGTCGCCTTCTCCCCGGACTCCAAACACATTGCCACAGGAAGCCACCATGGCAAGGTCAACATCTTCGGGGTGGAGAGTGGCAAGAAGGAATACTCCCTGGACACCCGAGGGAAATTCATCTTGAGCATAGCTTACGTAAGGAACAATAAATTGTGCTCCTGGCCGCCTGGGCTTTAAGGGCCGAGGCCTCGCTGTCATGTCTTTACGGTTAATCCGCTTGATTTATGATTCTTCCCTTTCACAAGGTTTCCCCTTCTATTAACCTGGTTGACCTTTTTCTATCCAGGCATTTAGAACGGGCAGCAGCTGATTTAATCCCACGTCTATATTTAGAAGTTTTCTTTACACTTGCTAACATTGCTTTTATTCTGTTTGGCACTTCAGAGCCCTGATGGAAAATATTTGGCCAGCGGAGCCATCGATGGAATCATCAACATCTTCGACATCGCCACCGGAAAGCTACTCCACACCCTGGAAGGCAGGTTCAAATACTGGTTTCCATTGTATGTCATTTATGTAGTAAATACGGGATGGTGCTAATCTGCTTTCATTACTAATTTTACTGTCTATTATTTCCTCTTGTGGAGTAAACGTAGTaataataaacagagaaagcaGCGAATCTCACAAgctggaaaatgtgtttttttcctttactgAATGAATTGATCAGACCTCAGTGAGGAAGCTAAATAAGTGGACGTCGCCTCTCTCCTCAGGTCACGCCATGCCCATCAGATCCCTCACCTTCTCCCCCGACTCGCAGCTGCTGGTCACAGCCTCCGACGACGGCTACATTAAAATATACGACGTGTGAGTGTTTGGATGCCGATGCGTTTGTAGAAATGTAACGTGCACGTTATGGATTACGaacgtttctgtttttttcaggcAACACGCCAACCTGGCGGCCACGCTGAGCGGACACGGATCCTGGGTTCTGAATGTGGCTTTCTCCCCCGATAACACCCACTTCGtctccaggtaaaaaaaaaaaaaacaccaccgcCGATGAAGAGAGTGTTTATGAAACCGACGGAGCGTTTCCGGCTCACACCGTGAACTGTTAAAAAGACGTCTCCTCCGCTGTGCTTCCTTCAGCTCGTCCGACAAGAGT
It contains:
- the skic8 gene encoding superkiller complex protein 8, with protein sequence MSTQYSILFKQEHAHDDAIWTAAWGKSESDGSETIITGSLDDMVKVWKWSDEKLELQWTLEGHQLGVVSVDISHNGAIAASSSLDAHIRVWDLDSGKQIKSMDAGPVDAWSVAFSPDSKHIATGSHHGKVNIFGVESGKKEYSLDTRGKFILSIAYSPDGKYLASGAIDGIINIFDIATGKLLHTLEGHAMPIRSLTFSPDSQLLVTASDDGYIKIYDVQHANLAATLSGHGSWVLNVAFSPDNTHFVSSSSDKSVKVWDAGTRACINTFFDHQDQVWSVKYNSKGSKIISAGDDRAIHIYDCPM